From the Manduca sexta isolate Smith_Timp_Sample1 unplaced genomic scaffold, JHU_Msex_v1.0 HiC_scaffold_2931, whole genome shotgun sequence genome, one window contains:
- the LOC115448364 gene encoding LOW QUALITY PROTEIN: exostosin-1 (The sequence of the model RefSeq protein was modified relative to this genomic sequence to represent the inferred CDS: deleted 1 base in 1 codon), whose product MQAKKRYVLLFISCAFLLYFYYGSHHLKADIIQKDGHDLPSFATLDELTELPSKLKRQPTIKTIPCRMETCFDFSKCGNEPKIYVYPSDGPVSASYRKLLSVVRESRFVTRDPNEACLFIPAIDTLDADPLSPEHVSDVATRLSRLPYWKNGRNHLIFNLYAGTWPDYAEGALGFDPGEAILARASASETIFRDGFDISLPLFHKEHPERGGLPPAATGNPFPAPRRHLLAFKGKRYVHGIGSETRNSLWHLHDGNNLILVTTCRHGKSWKDLRDERCDEDNREYDKFDYEQLLANSTFCLVARGRRLGSYRFLEALAAGCIPVLLSNSWRLPFDERIDWKRAVIWADERLLLQVPELVRSVPPERILALRQQTQFLWEQYFSSIEKIVFTTIEILAERILFHKSSTRREALIWNASPGALGTLAAYGDSRSHYPIASPILPAPPAPSTPLAPLPAPSVPLAAPPPTPGNSFTALLYAQATSPALHKLLANIASSEFCEKVVVVWDSERAAPSLKSLSRLAGDLREPLPVLVIDATTHYPGEGVSARWQPLWAVPTAAVFSLDGDAPLLAEELDFAFLVWRHFPERIVGYPARTHFWDEAKTAWGYSSKWGAAYSLVLPGAALVHRAWLALYAAGAPALRRAVRRAANCEDILLNCVVAHAARRPPLKLAQRRCYKPAHSRYSRSSWSDPEHFVQRQSCLNTFATAWGYMPLMRSVLRLDPILFKDPVSTLRKKYRKMELVTL is encoded by the exons ATGCAAGCAAAAAAACGCTACGTTCTTCTTTTTATATCTTgcgcatttttattatatttttattatgggaGTCACCATTTAAAAGCTGACATAATCCAAAAAGACGGTCATGATCTTCCTTCTTTTGCAACATTGGATGAATTAACAGAATTGCCTTCTAAGTTGAAACGGCAGCCTACTATAAAAACAATACCATGCCGCATGGAAACTTGTTTCGACTTTTCAAAATGCGGAAACGAACCCAAGATATATGTTTATCCCAGTGATGGGCCAGTTAGTGCGTCGTATCGTAAACTATTATCGGTGGTGAGGGAATCTCGCTTTGTCACAAGGGATCCTAATGAGGCTTGTTTGTTTATCCCTGCAATAGATACTCTAGATGCGGATCCTTTGTCTCCTGAACATGTATCAGATGTAGCCACACGCTTGTCTCGTTTACCTTACTGGAAAAATGGGCGTAACCAcctcatatttaatttatatgcagGCACATGGCCTGACTATGCAGAAGGGGCTTTAGGATTTGATCCAGGAGAGGCTATCCTGGCAAGAGCCAGCGCCTCGGAAACTATATTCAGGGATGGGTTTGACATATCATTGCCATTATTCCACAAGGAACATCCAGAACGTGGAGGCTTGCCTCCAGCTGCCACAGGAAATCCGTTTCCTGCTCCCAGGCGCCACTTACTTGCATTCAAAGGAAAAAGATATGTACATGGTATTGGAAGTGAAACAAGGAATTCCTTATGGCATTTACATGATGGTAACAATCTCATTTTGGTAACAACATGTCGACATGGAAAGTCCTGGAAGGATTTACGAGATGAACGCTGTGATGAGGATAACAGAGAATATGACAA gttTGATTATGAACAGCTCCTGGCTAATTCAACATTTTGCTTGGTGGCTCGTGGACGTCGCCTTGGTTCATATCGCTTCCTTGAAGCTCTAGCGGCTGGTTGCATCCCTGTGTTATTAAGCAATAGCTGGCGATTGCCCTTTGATGAAAGAATAGATTGGAAACGAGCTGTTATTTGGGCAGACGAGCGGTTATTATTGCag GTACCAGAGCTTGTGCGCTCAGTGCCGCCTGAGCGTATACTTGCACTGAGGCAACAGACACAGTTCTTATGGGAACAATACTTCTCATCAATCgagaaaattgtatttactacaatcgag ATCCTTGCAGAACGGATTCTCTTCCATAAATCGTCAACGCGACGCGAAGCTTTAATTTGGAACGCATCACCTGGCGCCCTCGGGACTCTCGCAGCGTATGGGGACTCTCGGTCGCACTATCCTATAGCGTCGCCTATCCTCCCCGCCCCACCAGCACCCTCTACGCCCCTGGCACCTCTCCCTGCACCTTCTGTTCCTCTCGCTGCGCCTCCACCGACTCCTGGTAACTCTTTCACAGCATTACTTTACGCTCAAGCAACATCACCGGCTTTACATAAACTGCTCGCCAATATAGCAAGCAGTGAATTTTGTGAAAAG GTGGTGGTAGTGTGGGACAGCGAGCGCGCGGCGCCTTCGCTGAAGTCGTTGTCGCGGCTGGCGGGAGACTTGCGGGAGCCTCTGCCCGTACTCGTCATAGATGCCACCACGCATTATCCAGg GGAAGGTGTATCAGCGCGTTGGCAACCGCTTTGGGCGGTACCCACAGCAGCAGTATTCTCTTTAGATGGTGACGCGCCTCTACTAGCTGAAGAATTAGACTTCGCATTCCTAGTTTGGCGACATTTCCCAGAGCGAATCGTGGGATATCCTGCGAGGACGCATTTCTGGGATGAAGCTAAG ACGGCGTGGGGCTACAGCAGCAAGTGGGGCGCGGCGTACTCGCTGGTGCTGCCGGGCGCGGCGCTGGTGCACCGCGCGTGGCTGGCGCTGTACGCGGCGGGCGCGCCGGCGCTGCGCCGCGCCGTGCGCCGCGCCGCCAACTGCGAGGACATCCTGCTCAACTGCGTCGTGGcgcacgccgcgcgccgcccgccgctcAAGCTGGCGCAGCGCCGCTGCTAC AAGCCCGCGCACAGCAGATACAG cagATCTTCTTGGAGTGACCCTGAACATTTCGTCCAGAGGCAGTCCTGCTTGAACACGTTTGCCACGGCGTGGGGTTATATGCCACTCATGCGTTCTGTATTGCGTCTTGATCCAATACTTTTCAAGGATCCTGTATCTAcacttagaaaaaaatatagaaaaatggaGTTAGTTACTTTGTAA